The following proteins are co-located in the Verrucomicrobiota bacterium genome:
- the eno gene encoding phosphopyruvate hydratase has protein sequence MAQTTIQKITGRQIIDSRGNPTVEVDVLLEGGVLGRAAVPSGASTGVNEALELRDGDQTHYLGKGVLQAVTNVNEKIAPALLGKDATDQAGLDGLMLALDGTKNKAELGANAVLGVSLALAQAASRGVGLPLYKYLGGPNAKVLPVPMMNIVNGGSHSDAPIAFQEFMIRPVSAPTFSEGLRMGAECFHSLKKVLHDRGLSTAVGDEGGFAPTFGGTEDALDTILQAIEKAGYQPGHDVKLALDCAASEFFEEGRYNYAKFEGEGGAVRSSQEQAAYLTELVDKYPIDSIEDGCDEGDWDGWKVLTNQVGDRCQLVGDDLFVTNVEFLKKGIELGVGNSILVKVNQIGSLTETLDAVELAMTNQYTAVISHRSGETEDATIADIAVATNAGQIKTGSMSRSDRIAKYNQLLRIEEELGDRAVYGSR, from the coding sequence ATGGCTCAAACGACCATCCAAAAAATCACCGGCCGCCAAATCATCGACTCACGAGGCAATCCCACCGTGGAGGTGGACGTGCTCCTGGAGGGCGGCGTCCTCGGGCGCGCGGCTGTTCCCAGCGGGGCCAGCACCGGCGTGAATGAAGCGCTCGAACTGCGTGATGGAGACCAGACCCACTACCTCGGAAAAGGCGTGCTCCAGGCGGTGACCAATGTGAACGAGAAAATCGCTCCGGCCTTGCTGGGCAAGGACGCGACCGATCAGGCGGGCCTGGACGGGCTCATGCTGGCGCTCGACGGCACCAAGAACAAAGCCGAGTTGGGGGCCAACGCGGTGCTCGGCGTTTCCCTGGCCTTGGCCCAGGCGGCCTCCCGCGGAGTGGGGCTCCCGCTTTACAAGTATTTGGGCGGACCGAATGCCAAGGTCCTCCCCGTTCCCATGATGAATATCGTGAATGGCGGTTCTCACTCGGACGCGCCCATCGCCTTCCAGGAGTTCATGATTCGCCCGGTCTCGGCGCCGACCTTCAGCGAGGGGCTCCGCATGGGCGCGGAGTGTTTCCACAGCTTGAAAAAGGTGCTCCATGATCGCGGCCTGTCCACGGCGGTCGGTGATGAAGGCGGCTTTGCCCCGACCTTTGGCGGCACGGAGGACGCGCTCGACACCATCCTCCAAGCCATCGAGAAAGCCGGCTACCAGCCGGGTCACGATGTGAAGCTGGCGCTCGACTGCGCGGCCTCCGAGTTCTTCGAAGAAGGGCGCTACAACTACGCCAAGTTCGAGGGCGAAGGCGGGGCCGTCCGCAGCTCCCAAGAGCAAGCGGCTTACTTGACCGAACTCGTCGACAAGTATCCGATCGACTCCATTGAAGATGGCTGTGATGAAGGCGATTGGGACGGTTGGAAAGTGCTGACGAACCAGGTCGGGGATCGCTGCCAGTTGGTGGGGGACGATCTCTTTGTGACCAATGTGGAATTCCTCAAGAAGGGAATCGAGCTCGGAGTGGGCAATTCCATCCTGGTCAAGGTCAACCAGATCGGGTCCTTGACCGAAACCTTGGACGCGGTCGAGCTAGCCATGACGAACCAATACACGGCCGTCATCAGCCACCGCTCGGGCGAGACCGAAGACGCCACCATCGCGGACATCGCGGTCGCGACCAATGCCGGGCAGATCAAAACCGGTTCCATGAGCCGGTCCGATCGGATCGCCAAATACAACCAACTCCTGCGCATCGAGGAAGAGCTGGGCGACCGAGCAGTTTACGGCAGCCGCTGA
- a CDS encoding GreA/GreB family elongation factor has protein sequence MNEELVELVETGRLSQADAERLDRISPGKFCNHRSWGGGEIKEWSLREGKLVIDFEGKPNHGLGLKFALKSLEPISQDHVIARRLKDPAALKTLAKEEPVEFLREALKSHDDKMKPDQIEELVKGSLIPEADYKSWWEGAKKKLRQARDFSVPQRRTEFIELRSQEISAAEHVVGELREARDVKSKLVALKEIRSDLGLFEGETETLQAALVELEGDLSSLLKMQPPAAIELMVLRNEILAEVPALDYQRVRLIEILQQERENLAETLQGMGVGILRAVMSALPEAYQEEWSSVLLAQLRAMAPRPVAEGCRYLIEQGQGEPLFEFLRLGLQDRSLTDEILTWICRERKGLAEPVFDAEVAGAIVNSLEQQYYDEEKKAGSKLQETMVNDRDLIPDLMDQASKQEVRFFTRRLLSTPVFDDLTRKSLLARVIKKHPAIQDIVTGSEEVEEPKEDPTLIVSWDSLQKRKEEFEDLVNKQIPANTKEISIARSYGDLRENFEFKAAKQQQAVLLRRKEELEREIDLARGINYQDADPSRVNIGTVVKLSSEQGEETLTILGAWDSDPDQGLISYKTTTGSALLGAQVGAEVHLPTEPPRVVKVLEISKYA, from the coding sequence ATGAACGAGGAGTTGGTAGAATTGGTGGAAACCGGGCGCCTTTCGCAAGCGGATGCCGAGCGTCTGGACCGGATTTCCCCGGGGAAGTTTTGCAATCACCGGAGCTGGGGCGGAGGGGAAATCAAGGAATGGAGCCTGCGGGAGGGCAAGCTGGTCATCGATTTTGAAGGCAAGCCGAATCATGGCCTGGGCCTCAAGTTCGCGCTCAAGTCCTTGGAACCCATTTCCCAGGACCACGTCATTGCCCGCCGTTTGAAAGACCCGGCCGCGCTCAAGACGCTGGCCAAGGAGGAGCCAGTGGAATTTTTGCGGGAGGCCCTCAAAAGCCACGATGACAAGATGAAGCCCGATCAAATCGAGGAGCTGGTGAAGGGCTCGCTTATCCCGGAGGCCGATTACAAGTCGTGGTGGGAAGGGGCCAAAAAGAAGCTGCGCCAAGCCCGCGATTTCAGTGTGCCGCAGCGTCGGACGGAGTTCATCGAGCTTCGCAGTCAGGAAATCAGCGCCGCCGAGCACGTGGTGGGGGAGCTGCGGGAGGCCCGGGATGTGAAGTCCAAGCTGGTGGCACTCAAGGAAATCCGGAGCGATCTCGGTCTCTTCGAAGGGGAAACCGAGACCCTCCAGGCGGCCCTGGTCGAATTGGAGGGCGACTTGTCTTCCCTCCTAAAAATGCAGCCGCCGGCCGCCATCGAACTGATGGTGCTGCGCAACGAAATTTTGGCGGAAGTGCCGGCGCTCGACTACCAACGGGTCCGGCTAATCGAAATCCTCCAGCAGGAGCGGGAAAACTTGGCCGAGACGCTCCAAGGCATGGGCGTGGGCATCTTGCGAGCGGTCATGAGTGCGCTTCCAGAGGCCTATCAGGAGGAATGGTCTTCGGTTTTGTTGGCGCAGTTGCGCGCCATGGCTCCGCGACCGGTGGCCGAGGGCTGCCGTTATCTCATCGAACAAGGCCAAGGCGAGCCTCTCTTTGAGTTTCTCCGACTGGGTCTTCAGGATCGCTCTTTGACCGACGAAATCCTGACTTGGATTTGCCGTGAACGAAAGGGTTTGGCCGAGCCGGTTTTCGATGCGGAAGTGGCGGGCGCCATCGTGAATTCGCTGGAGCAGCAATACTACGACGAGGAGAAAAAGGCCGGCAGCAAGCTGCAAGAAACCATGGTGAATGACCGGGATCTGATCCCCGATCTCATGGACCAAGCCAGCAAGCAGGAAGTGCGCTTCTTCACCCGTCGCCTCCTCTCCACCCCGGTCTTCGATGACCTGACGCGGAAATCACTCTTGGCGCGGGTGATCAAAAAGCATCCCGCCATCCAGGACATTGTGACCGGTTCCGAAGAAGTCGAAGAACCGAAAGAAGACCCCACCTTGATTGTCTCTTGGGACAGCTTGCAAAAGCGCAAAGAGGAGTTCGAGGACTTGGTCAACAAACAGATCCCGGCCAACACCAAGGAAATCTCCATCGCCCGCTCTTATGGAGACTTGCGAGAGAACTTTGAGTTCAAAGCGGCCAAGCAGCAGCAGGCGGTGCTCTTGCGTCGCAAGGAGGAACTTGAGCGGGAGATCGATCTCGCCCGCGGCATCAATTACCAGGACGCGGATCCCTCCCGAGTGAACATCGGCACGGTGGTCAAGCTCTCGAGCGAGCAAGGTGAGGAAACCCTGACCATTTTGGGCGCTTGGGACAGCGATCCTGACCAAGGCCTCATTTCCTACAAGACCACCACGGGCAGCGCTCTTTTGGGCGCGCAAGTCGGTGCCGAGGTCCACCTGCCCACCGAACCGCCCCGGGTCGTCAAGGTCCTGGAAATCTCAAAATACGCCTGA
- a CDS encoding Amuc_1098 family type IV pilus outer membrane protein translates to MLQRFPPIACLRVACVCALAFSPLSFLSAGEKGVSASSLEQQEKARRQAALVAAEARLAEARLFQEQGRDDLATEAYREAFEMLPPGEASQNLRQKAIRGFARHAVRQAEALGRDGRFAEADALLAEVLRPEVHPDYEPAKVLRRQLLDPERFAPAMTPGLRTEIEQVVQLLEDGGFLLSAGQYNQARDKYEGVLRIDPTNEAARQGLERVETAISDYLEIAHNQGRATMLREVDEGWETVVPLKNLVDEFGDLAIDSPLELLERGLESKLESIVLEAVDFRQVPFEEVINFLALQSIEADRFESDPEKKGINFLIGLAPSAPARQAEVTLSLQRVPVSEVLRYATQAAGVSYVVEPFAIKILSRGDGDGTLFVREYRVPPNFLSVTAGSEASGVGDFDPFASSGPASSNGLLLERVSVEDFLKQAGVVFGDGAYARYVSATSSLLVRNTQSGHNLVRDIVDSVTDESPRQVQISTRVVEVIEDDVKELGFDWLLGSLGVSSDRAFISGGTEGGQSEFLSSFPATAAGPFNPVTAGNRSGEIGFTSDPLDGVLAGDIGATGSGTRRSPGVLSVVGAMTDPQFQVVARALSQKKGTDLLIQPSVVTKSGQRARIDIFKEFWYPSEYDPPELPDSVGFAPLEGIDGDGDVELIVNAERFPVTPANPTAFVQTYDGVSLEVDPIIDAGGKLVELNLVPEVREFEGFVNYGTPITELISGAREPTVRTENRILQPVFRIIRNQTSVSVYDGQTLVMGGLLNASVSSFEDKVPLLGDIPIFGRLFRTQGKQNTQRIILIFVKVDVIDPSGQQIRGG, encoded by the coding sequence ATGCTCCAGCGATTTCCCCCCATCGCGTGCCTCCGGGTGGCCTGCGTCTGTGCGCTGGCATTTTCGCCTCTCAGTTTTTTGTCCGCAGGCGAGAAGGGCGTTTCTGCTTCCTCGCTCGAGCAACAAGAGAAGGCCCGGCGCCAAGCGGCTCTCGTGGCGGCCGAAGCGCGCTTGGCGGAGGCTCGGCTTTTTCAAGAGCAGGGCCGTGATGATCTCGCGACCGAGGCCTACCGGGAAGCCTTCGAAATGTTGCCCCCGGGGGAAGCTTCCCAGAATTTGCGGCAAAAAGCGATCCGAGGGTTCGCCCGCCATGCGGTCCGCCAAGCGGAGGCGCTCGGTCGCGATGGACGCTTCGCCGAGGCGGATGCCCTGTTGGCGGAGGTCCTCCGGCCGGAGGTCCATCCCGACTATGAGCCGGCCAAGGTGCTCCGGCGCCAATTGCTCGATCCGGAGCGTTTCGCTCCCGCGATGACCCCGGGCTTGCGGACGGAGATCGAGCAAGTGGTGCAGCTTTTGGAGGACGGCGGCTTTTTGCTGAGCGCTGGGCAATACAATCAAGCGAGAGACAAGTATGAGGGAGTCTTGCGGATCGACCCCACCAATGAAGCGGCTCGCCAAGGCTTGGAGAGGGTGGAGACTGCCATTTCGGACTACCTGGAGATCGCTCACAATCAGGGTCGGGCCACGATGTTGCGAGAGGTCGATGAAGGCTGGGAAACGGTGGTCCCCCTAAAAAACTTGGTCGATGAGTTTGGTGATTTGGCGATCGATTCGCCTTTGGAGCTTTTGGAACGAGGGCTGGAGAGCAAGCTGGAGTCGATCGTGCTGGAGGCGGTGGATTTTCGACAAGTTCCCTTTGAGGAGGTCATCAATTTCCTGGCCCTGCAGTCGATCGAAGCGGATCGTTTTGAATCCGATCCCGAGAAGAAAGGGATCAATTTCCTCATCGGTTTGGCGCCCTCCGCCCCCGCCAGGCAGGCCGAGGTGACCTTGAGCCTGCAGCGCGTGCCGGTCTCGGAGGTCCTCCGCTACGCCACCCAAGCGGCGGGCGTGAGTTACGTGGTCGAGCCCTTCGCCATCAAGATTCTCTCGCGGGGGGATGGGGACGGCACGCTCTTCGTGCGGGAATACCGGGTGCCTCCCAATTTTCTTTCGGTGACGGCGGGCAGCGAAGCTTCCGGGGTCGGCGATTTCGATCCTTTCGCCTCCTCCGGGCCGGCCAGTAGCAATGGACTGCTGCTGGAGCGGGTCAGTGTGGAGGACTTTTTGAAGCAGGCCGGGGTGGTCTTCGGGGACGGGGCCTATGCCCGCTACGTGTCGGCCACCAGTTCCCTGCTGGTTCGCAATACCCAATCGGGTCACAATCTGGTCCGAGACATTGTGGACAGCGTGACGGACGAGTCGCCTCGGCAGGTCCAGATTTCGACGAGGGTGGTGGAGGTCATCGAGGACGATGTCAAGGAGCTGGGCTTTGATTGGCTGCTGGGCTCGCTGGGGGTCTCCTCAGATCGCGCCTTCATTAGCGGAGGCACGGAGGGGGGCCAAAGTGAATTCCTTTCGAGTTTCCCGGCCACGGCGGCCGGGCCCTTCAACCCGGTCACGGCCGGAAATCGCTCGGGGGAAATCGGCTTTACTTCCGATCCGCTCGATGGCGTGCTGGCGGGAGACATTGGGGCCACTGGCTCCGGCACGAGAAGATCGCCAGGCGTGTTGAGTGTGGTGGGCGCCATGACCGATCCTCAGTTCCAGGTGGTGGCCCGCGCCTTGTCCCAGAAGAAGGGGACCGATTTGCTCATCCAGCCAAGTGTCGTGACAAAAAGCGGCCAGCGAGCCCGCATCGATATTTTCAAGGAGTTTTGGTATCCAAGCGAGTATGATCCGCCGGAGCTTCCCGATAGTGTGGGGTTCGCGCCCCTGGAGGGGATTGATGGGGATGGCGATGTCGAGCTGATCGTGAATGCGGAAAGGTTTCCGGTCACGCCCGCCAATCCGACGGCTTTTGTGCAGACCTACGATGGGGTGTCTCTGGAGGTGGACCCGATCATCGATGCTGGCGGCAAGCTGGTGGAGCTGAATTTGGTGCCCGAAGTGCGCGAATTTGAAGGCTTTGTGAATTACGGAACCCCCATCACTGAACTCATCAGCGGGGCCCGCGAACCGACGGTCCGAACAGAAAACCGCATTCTCCAGCCGGTCTTTCGGATCATCCGAAATCAGACGAGCGTCTCGGTTTACGATGGCCAGACGCTCGTGATGGGAGGGCTCTTGAATGCCTCGGTCTCGTCTTTCGAGGATAAGGTGCCTCTGCTGGGAGACATCCCGATCTTCGGGCGACTCTTCCGCACGCAAGGAAAACAGAACACACAGCGGATCATCTTGATCTTCGTGAAAGTTGACGTCATCGATCCCTCGGGCCAGCAGATTCGGGGCGGCTGA
- a CDS encoding VOC family protein, giving the protein MIKFLHTRIRVSQPEASLAFYKKLGFKQGETKDSPQGNRITFLELPGNEFFLELTYSPDFEVRFPEDLMHIALGVPDILSYCEEVESAGIEIWPSDWKDKFSSGQRKMAFVTDPDGYEVEILERS; this is encoded by the coding sequence ATGATCAAGTTTCTTCACACTCGCATTCGCGTTTCCCAGCCGGAAGCCTCCCTGGCATTCTACAAAAAACTGGGCTTCAAGCAGGGCGAGACCAAGGACTCCCCGCAAGGCAACCGGATCACCTTTCTGGAGCTGCCCGGGAACGAGTTTTTTTTGGAACTGACTTACTCGCCTGACTTTGAAGTCCGCTTTCCCGAAGACCTCATGCACATCGCCCTCGGCGTGCCCGACATCCTCTCTTACTGTGAAGAGGTCGAGTCGGCGGGAATCGAGATTTGGCCCAGCGATTGGAAGGACAAGTTTTCTTCGGGCCAACGAAAAATGGCCTTCGTGACCGACCCAGACGGCTACGAAGTCGAAATCCTGGAGCGTTCGTGA
- a CDS encoding exosortase system-associated protein, TIGR04073 family, whose product MKKLLAALLLTSVSAGSALADIQDPIRDSYGPSIKLGRGLSNLLYSITEVPITMIRERDKGNASAAFGTGLTLGVKRMVVRIGYGAFEVVTFPFPAYKETYRPPIWNKDYINPNTGYDAYPPELAFESKYPHTRTYP is encoded by the coding sequence ATGAAAAAGCTCCTCGCCGCCCTCCTCCTCACCAGCGTCTCGGCCGGCTCGGCCCTCGCTGACATCCAGGACCCGATCCGCGATTCTTACGGCCCTAGCATCAAGCTCGGTCGCGGTCTCTCCAATCTCCTCTATAGCATCACCGAAGTGCCCATCACCATGATTCGTGAGCGCGACAAGGGCAATGCCAGCGCCGCCTTCGGGACCGGACTCACGCTCGGCGTCAAGCGCATGGTGGTCCGCATCGGCTACGGAGCCTTCGAAGTGGTCACCTTTCCCTTCCCGGCCTACAAGGAAACCTATCGCCCTCCTATCTGGAACAAGGACTACATCAATCCGAACACCGGCTACGACGCTTATCCACCCGAGCTGGCCTTCGAAAGCAAGTATCCGCACACCCGGACCTACCCCTGA
- a CDS encoding DUF455 family protein, giving the protein MSEIRAVAERVLFSSSLEEKLSAPPLSQVSDHQPGPAILTPASPGRPDALTFDRKDREAGLPSRHEIGGEEDRGRLLHFFANHELLATELMALVLLKFPEAPASFRRGIYQTMREEQAHTRLYQERLRACGVHFGQHRVNSFFWRCVSDMESPLDYVSRLSLTFEQANLDYSCYFGGLFAREGDRETAALFDRIYRDEIGHVRYGWTWFQRLHPPGQDPWESFRSRLQLPLSPARARGLGRFNVEGRQRAGLPTPFINEIRIFQQSRGRTSDLYLFNPEAEASIPGERDPMAAVLARDLATLPLALASRDDLLLLPSGSQAPSDWRLELSRLGIAYPEMRAHRDSQDWPAARKLHRVRPWAPAPTLPEILSPWQTHLHHPWSWQPAWGELFSKIWFHPLREEWSQSQGRPSFGRILSSKEDLQDYARELAEKGHQHLLLKPAFGLAGRGHQRLSLTGALPAIEKYPLLGEPYFDRVFDFSLQLEMRAPGLQRVGLTHLVNDAGGRYRGTLVGPKWLKGAPTEVTRWFHESRGPGAPLALFDSLLPALERALSQKAFLGPCGLDAFVYRDSQGALQLHPAVEFNPRVTMSRYALGLRGKVHPASYGAFLIVTRKRARRPLPEVLAHWQRIFPEEQSDEPERNLQQGVVPLQALRQDSACGALFLVSRDVRRLHAALTGQLTR; this is encoded by the coding sequence GTGAGTGAGATCCGGGCAGTGGCCGAGCGGGTCCTCTTTTCCTCCTCCCTGGAGGAGAAGCTGAGCGCCCCGCCGCTCTCGCAAGTGAGCGATCACCAGCCTGGCCCCGCCATCCTGACCCCCGCCTCGCCCGGCCGACCGGACGCCCTCACCTTTGATCGAAAGGATCGCGAGGCCGGTCTTCCGAGTCGCCACGAAATCGGCGGCGAAGAAGACCGCGGCCGCCTCCTCCACTTCTTTGCCAATCACGAACTGCTGGCCACTGAACTCATGGCGCTCGTGCTCCTAAAGTTTCCCGAAGCCCCGGCTTCCTTTCGGCGAGGCATTTACCAGACCATGCGGGAGGAACAGGCGCACACCCGACTCTACCAGGAGCGCTTGCGTGCTTGTGGCGTTCACTTCGGGCAACATCGGGTCAACTCCTTCTTCTGGCGCTGTGTCTCGGATATGGAATCGCCGCTCGACTACGTTTCCCGCCTGAGCCTGACCTTCGAGCAAGCGAATCTCGACTACTCTTGCTACTTCGGCGGACTCTTCGCCCGGGAAGGCGATCGCGAAACGGCCGCCCTCTTCGACCGCATCTATCGCGATGAAATCGGCCACGTCCGCTACGGATGGACCTGGTTCCAACGCCTCCACCCGCCCGGGCAAGACCCTTGGGAAAGCTTCCGCAGTCGCCTCCAGCTCCCTCTTTCTCCCGCCCGCGCCCGGGGCTTGGGTCGCTTCAATGTCGAAGGGCGCCAACGCGCTGGCCTCCCCACGCCCTTCATTAATGAAATCCGCATCTTCCAACAATCCAGAGGCCGCACCTCCGATCTCTACCTCTTCAATCCGGAAGCCGAAGCGAGCATCCCCGGAGAACGTGATCCCATGGCGGCCGTTCTGGCTCGGGACCTCGCCACCCTACCCCTGGCCCTGGCAAGTCGGGACGATTTGCTGCTCTTGCCAAGCGGAAGCCAAGCCCCCTCTGACTGGCGGCTGGAGCTGAGCCGACTCGGGATCGCCTACCCGGAAATGCGGGCCCACCGGGACTCCCAAGACTGGCCCGCCGCCCGCAAGCTTCATCGCGTCCGCCCCTGGGCTCCCGCCCCCACTTTGCCGGAAATCCTTTCCCCCTGGCAGACTCATCTTCATCATCCCTGGAGTTGGCAGCCCGCTTGGGGAGAGCTCTTTTCAAAAATCTGGTTCCACCCCTTGCGCGAAGAATGGTCGCAGTCCCAGGGGAGGCCCTCTTTCGGCCGGATTCTCTCTTCCAAAGAGGACTTGCAAGACTACGCGAGAGAGTTGGCGGAAAAAGGCCACCAGCACCTGCTCCTCAAGCCGGCCTTCGGATTGGCCGGGCGGGGTCACCAGCGCCTCTCCTTAACCGGCGCTCTCCCGGCGATCGAAAAGTACCCTCTCTTGGGGGAGCCCTATTTCGATCGAGTCTTTGACTTCTCCCTTCAGCTCGAGATGCGAGCCCCAGGTCTCCAGCGGGTTGGCCTGACCCACTTGGTCAATGATGCTGGGGGTCGCTACCGCGGCACCCTCGTAGGCCCGAAGTGGCTGAAAGGAGCGCCCACCGAGGTGACCCGTTGGTTCCATGAAAGCCGGGGCCCCGGCGCGCCTCTGGCACTCTTTGACTCTCTCCTGCCAGCTCTCGAAAGGGCGCTCTCGCAAAAGGCCTTTCTGGGCCCCTGTGGCCTGGACGCTTTTGTATACCGGGATTCCCAAGGGGCTCTCCAGCTCCACCCGGCGGTCGAGTTCAATCCGCGCGTCACCATGAGCCGCTACGCCCTCGGCCTGCGAGGCAAGGTCCACCCCGCCAGCTATGGCGCGTTTCTGATCGTGACTCGCAAACGGGCCCGCCGCCCCTTGCCCGAGGTCTTGGCTCACTGGCAAAGGATCTTTCCCGAAGAGCAATCGGACGAGCCGGAACGAAATCTTCAACAAGGGGTCGTCCCGCTCCAAGCCCTGAGGCAGGATTCCGCCTGTGGCGCCCTTTTCCTGGTCAGTCGGGACGTGAGGCGACTCCACGCCGCCCTCACCGGCCAGCTCACTCGTTGA